A stretch of Mesoplodon densirostris isolate mMesDen1 chromosome 7, mMesDen1 primary haplotype, whole genome shotgun sequence DNA encodes these proteins:
- the BIRC3 gene encoding baculoviral IAP repeat-containing protein 3 isoform X2 — translation MNIVENSVFLSNLMKSANIFELKYDFSCELYRMSTYSAFPSGVPVSERSLARAGFYYTGVNDKVKCFCCGLMLDNWKQGDNPIEKHKKLYPSCSFVQNLNSVNISGATSQPTSPSSVTNSTYSLLPSLENSGYFSGSYSSFPSNLLNSGPNQDFSALRISPYRCAMNTEKARLLTFQMWPLTFLSPTDLAKAGFYYIGPGDRVACFACGGKLSNWEPKDDAMSEHLRHFPNCPFLGNQLQGTSRYTVSNLSMQTYAARFKTFCNWPSSVPVHPEQLASAGFYYMGHSDDVKCFCCDGGLRCWESGDDPWVEHAKWFPRCEYLIRIKGQEFISRVQASYPHLLEQLLSTSDNPEDENAESPIIHFGPGENHSEDAVMMNTPVVKAALEMGFSRRLVKQTVQSKILATGENYKTVSDLVLDLLNAEDEIREEEKERATEEKESVQQDIKYIPTENVSDLPMEEQLRRLQEERTCKVCMDKEVSIVFIPCGHLVVCKDCAPSLRKCPICRGTIKGTVRTFLS, via the exons ATGAACATAGTAGAAAATAGCGTATTCTtgtcaaatttgatgaaaagtgccaaCATATTTGAATTGAAGTATGACTTTTCATGTGAGCTGTACCGAATGTCTACCTATTCGGCTTTCCCCTCTGGTGTTCCTGTCTCAGAAAGGAGTCTTGCTCGTGCTGGTTTTTATTATACTGGTGTGAATGACAAGGTCAAATGCTTCTGTTGCGGCCTGATGCTGGATAACTGGAAACAAGGAGATAATCCTATTGAAAAGCATAAAAAGTTGTATCCTAGCTGTAGCTTTGTTCAGAATCTAAATTCAGTTAACATCTCGGGAGCCACTTCTCAGCCTACTTCTCCTTCTTCAGTAACAAATTCCACGTACTCATTACTTCCAAGTTTGGAAAACAGTGGCTATTTCAGTGGCTCTTATTCAAGCTTTCCATCAAATCTTTTAAACTCTGGACCAAATCAAGATTTTTCTGCCTTGAGGATAAGTCCCTACCGTTGTGCAATGAATACCGAAAAAGCCAGATTACTTACTTTCCAGATGTGGCCATTGACTTTTCTGTCACCAACAGATCTGGCAAAAGCAGGCTTTTACTACATAGGACCTGGAGATAGAGTGGCCTGCTTTGCCTGTGGTGGAAAATTGAGCAACTGGGAACCGAAGGATGATGCTATGTCAGAACACCTGAGACATTTCCCCAACTGCCCATTTTTAGGAAATCAGCTTCAAGGCACTTCAAGATACACTGTTTCTAATCTGAGCATGCAGACATATGCAGCCCGCTTTAAAACATTCTGTAACTGGCCTTCTAGTGTTCCAGTTCATCCTGAGCAGCTTGCAAGTGCAGGTTTTTATTATATGG GTCACAGTGATGATGTGAAATGCTTTTGCTGTGATGGTGGGCTGAGGTGTTGGGAATCTGGAGATGATCCATGGGTGGAACATGCCAAGTGGTTTCCAAG GTGTGAGTACTTGATACGAATTAAAGGACAAGAGTTCATCAGTCGAGTTCAAGCCAGTTACCCTCATCTACTTGAACAG CTGTTATCTACTTCAGACAATCCAgaagatgaaaatgcagagtcACCAA TTATTCATTTTGGacctggagaaaaccattcaGAAGATGCAGTCATGATGAATACGCCTGTTGTTAAAGCTGCTTTGGAAATGGGCTTTAGTAGAAGGCTGGTAAAGCAGACAGTTCAGAGTAAAATCCTAGCAACTGGAGAGAATTACAAAACTGTCAGTGATCTTGTATTAGATTTACTTAATGCAGAAGATGAAAtaagggaagaggagaaagaaagagcaacTGAGGAAAAAGAATCAG TGCAACAAGACATAAAATACATTCCCACAGAAAATGTTTCAG atTTACCAATGGAAGAACAATTGAGGAGACTACAAGAAGAAAGAACTTGTAAAGTGTGTATGGACAAAGAAGTGTCCATAGTGTTTATTCCTTGCGGTCATCTAGTGGTTTGCAAAGATTGTGCCCCTTCTCTAAGAAAATGCCCTATTTGTAGAGGTACAATCAAGGGTACAGTTCGTACATTTCTTTCATGA
- the BIRC3 gene encoding baculoviral IAP repeat-containing protein 3 isoform X1 encodes MNIVENSVFLSNLMKSANIFELKYDFSCELYRMSTYSAFPSGVPVSERSLARAGFYYTGVNDKVKCFCCGLMLDNWKQGDNPIEKHKKLYPSCSFVQNLNSVNISGATSQPTSPSSVTNSTYSLLPSLENSGYFSGSYSSFPSNLLNSGPNQDFSALRISPYRCAMNTEKARLLTFQMWPLTFLSPTDLAKAGFYYIGPGDRVACFACGGKLSNWEPKDDAMSEHLRHFPNCPFLGNQLQGTSRYTVSNLSMQTYAARFKTFCNWPSSVPVHPEQLASAGFYYMGHSDDVKCFCCDGGLRCWESGDDPWVEHAKWFPRCEYLIRIKGQEFISRVQASYPHLLEQLLSTSDNPEDENAESPIIHFGPGENHSEDAVMMNTPVVKAALEMGFSRRLVKQTVQSKILATGENYKTVSDLVLDLLNAEDEIREEEKERATEEKESDDLSLIRKNRMALFQHLTCALPILDSLLTARVISEQESDVIKQKTQTSLQARELIDTILVKGNFAATIFKNSLQEIDPMLYQHLFVQQDIKYIPTENVSDLPMEEQLRRLQEERTCKVCMDKEVSIVFIPCGHLVVCKDCAPSLRKCPICRGTIKGTVRTFLS; translated from the exons ATGAACATAGTAGAAAATAGCGTATTCTtgtcaaatttgatgaaaagtgccaaCATATTTGAATTGAAGTATGACTTTTCATGTGAGCTGTACCGAATGTCTACCTATTCGGCTTTCCCCTCTGGTGTTCCTGTCTCAGAAAGGAGTCTTGCTCGTGCTGGTTTTTATTATACTGGTGTGAATGACAAGGTCAAATGCTTCTGTTGCGGCCTGATGCTGGATAACTGGAAACAAGGAGATAATCCTATTGAAAAGCATAAAAAGTTGTATCCTAGCTGTAGCTTTGTTCAGAATCTAAATTCAGTTAACATCTCGGGAGCCACTTCTCAGCCTACTTCTCCTTCTTCAGTAACAAATTCCACGTACTCATTACTTCCAAGTTTGGAAAACAGTGGCTATTTCAGTGGCTCTTATTCAAGCTTTCCATCAAATCTTTTAAACTCTGGACCAAATCAAGATTTTTCTGCCTTGAGGATAAGTCCCTACCGTTGTGCAATGAATACCGAAAAAGCCAGATTACTTACTTTCCAGATGTGGCCATTGACTTTTCTGTCACCAACAGATCTGGCAAAAGCAGGCTTTTACTACATAGGACCTGGAGATAGAGTGGCCTGCTTTGCCTGTGGTGGAAAATTGAGCAACTGGGAACCGAAGGATGATGCTATGTCAGAACACCTGAGACATTTCCCCAACTGCCCATTTTTAGGAAATCAGCTTCAAGGCACTTCAAGATACACTGTTTCTAATCTGAGCATGCAGACATATGCAGCCCGCTTTAAAACATTCTGTAACTGGCCTTCTAGTGTTCCAGTTCATCCTGAGCAGCTTGCAAGTGCAGGTTTTTATTATATGG GTCACAGTGATGATGTGAAATGCTTTTGCTGTGATGGTGGGCTGAGGTGTTGGGAATCTGGAGATGATCCATGGGTGGAACATGCCAAGTGGTTTCCAAG GTGTGAGTACTTGATACGAATTAAAGGACAAGAGTTCATCAGTCGAGTTCAAGCCAGTTACCCTCATCTACTTGAACAG CTGTTATCTACTTCAGACAATCCAgaagatgaaaatgcagagtcACCAA TTATTCATTTTGGacctggagaaaaccattcaGAAGATGCAGTCATGATGAATACGCCTGTTGTTAAAGCTGCTTTGGAAATGGGCTTTAGTAGAAGGCTGGTAAAGCAGACAGTTCAGAGTAAAATCCTAGCAACTGGAGAGAATTACAAAACTGTCAGTGATCTTGTATTAGATTTACTTAATGCAGAAGATGAAAtaagggaagaggagaaagaaagagcaacTGAGGAAAAAGAATCAG ATGACCTATCATTAATCCGGAAGAATAGAATGGCACTTTTTCAACATTTGACTTGTGCGCTTCCAATCCTGGATAGTCTACTAACTGCCAGAGTGATTAGCGAGCAAGAAAGTGATGTTattaaacaaaaaacacagaCATCCTTACAAGCAAGAGAACTGATTGATACTATCTTAGTAAAAGGAAATTTTGCAGCCACCATATTCAAAAACTCTCTACAAGAAATTGACCCCATGTTATACCAGCATTTATTTG TGCAACAAGACATAAAATACATTCCCACAGAAAATGTTTCAG atTTACCAATGGAAGAACAATTGAGGAGACTACAAGAAGAAAGAACTTGTAAAGTGTGTATGGACAAAGAAGTGTCCATAGTGTTTATTCCTTGCGGTCATCTAGTGGTTTGCAAAGATTGTGCCCCTTCTCTAAGAAAATGCCCTATTTGTAGAGGTACAATCAAGGGTACAGTTCGTACATTTCTTTCATGA